In Penaeus chinensis breed Huanghai No. 1 chromosome 26, ASM1920278v2, whole genome shotgun sequence, a single genomic region encodes these proteins:
- the LOC125038887 gene encoding DNA repair protein XRCC1-like isoform X1 yields MPTIKFSEVLSFTSEDPNHPADNLLRQETHRKWKCAAGLSEKQASVTLKLERLTSIRSIDLGNAGSAFVEVLAAREDANFKVLLVASSFMTPIESRNASDLHRVRMFGPDKLNKDVASEKWDRIKVVCTQPFNKNLQYGLSFVTVSSAGEQEAAPTTPKAVKLGSFTLKEEDESDPISIGSVFARRREKEASSSPLSGAAAIRAASAAAATTSTAMGGGGGGVSSPGPGSLKRKALENSPDVGFYQLKKKPAHETTESRNKERDRPKLEREGSSTERRNTAERKEEKEKKKINERERGGGESSSSRKNSDRRKEEEETDKDGGETKRETHKKKREGSTGGERKREKENLPTTSQKNQRKTEPFASLMKDVVFVMSGYQNPQRSNLRDMMLDMGAKYKQDWEPSCSHLICAFTNTPKFLQVKGKGKIVTAKWITDCHKNKIRYPWRRYQLERGRNADESEDEVWAEELLPREERRAKSPGQKRRPSAADAADTDSYNMATDNESEEDTDDEIQRVLAKKKTSEREKESVKLQRMDSAERKDKNGEKKEPVPRKERETEREEEVECRREEEQQVKTANGKLRGEVGAKRAKVETSGDEPKKTVNGRKEGAGKEREASSLSIAEGWEKRKRGKQGEKGGKTVERKEAEANGFAKGGKRKQEEDETEDYDADTDVDEDNKKYLQPPDTSALPLPSLGDHFTGKTFFIYGGMDERSKKMVRRYVIAFNGTLEEYMTGEVQYVVTEDEWDENFDAALDENSSLQFVKPTWIWQCSNKEKLVPHQPYLVVPRE; encoded by the exons ATGCCCACTATCAAGTTTTCCGAGGTTTTGTCCTTCACCAGCGAGGATCCC AATCACCCCGCAGATAACCTCCTGAGGCAGGAAACACATCGGAAATGGAAGTGCGCAGCAGGATTATCAGAGAAACAAGCATCAGTCACCTTGAAGTTGGAGCGGCTTACGTCCATTCGTTCCATTGACCTCGGCAATGCTGGGTCAGCATTTGTGGAGGTTCTGGCAGCACGGGAAGATGCCAACTTTAAG GTCCTCCTTGTGGCCTCCTCGTTCATGACCCCGATAGAGTCCAGAAATGCATCAGATCTCCACAGAGTGCGCATGTTTGGGCCTGACAAACTGAACAAAGACGTGGCCAGTGAGAAGTGGGACCGCATCAAGGTGGTGTGCACGCAGCCTTTCAACAAGAACCTGCAGTATGGGCTCTCCTTTGTCACAGTTTCATCTGCTGGCGAG CAGGAGGCAGCCCCCACAACTCCAAAGGCAGTTAAGCTTGGGAGTTTTACCctaaaggaggaagatgagtctGACCCCATATCCATTGGGTCCGTCTTCGCAcgcagaagggagaaggaggcttcatcctcccctctctcag GTGCAGCTGCAATCAGAGCTGCCTCGGCCGCAGCAGCAACAACCTCAACAgcaatgggaggaggaggggggggagtaagtaGCCCTGGACCGGGGAGCCTAAAGAGAAAAGCCCTGGAAAACTCGCCCGATGTAGGCTTCTACCAACTGAAGAAGAAGCCCGCACATG AAACAACAGAAAGCAGAAACAAAGAACGTGACAGACCAAaactggagagggaagggagcagcACAGAGAGGAGGAATAcagcagagagaaaggaggaaaaggaaaagaagaagattaacgagagagagagaggagggggcgaaagcagtagcagtagaaagaACAGCGaccgaagaaaggaggaagaggaaacagataaAGATGGAGGGGAGACAAAAAGGGAGACCCACAAGAAGAAGCGAGAAGGAAGcacagggggagaaagaaagagggagaaagagaatctcCCAACAACGTCTCAAAAGAACCAGAGGAAGACCGAGCCGTTTGCGTCCCTAATGAAGGACGTAGTGTTTGTTATGAGCGGCTACCAGAACCCACAGAGGTCTAACCTGCGCGACATGATGCTAGATATGGGGGCAAAGTACAAGCAGGATTGGGAGCCCTCTTGCTCGCACCTCAT atGTGCTTTCACCAACACACCCAAATTCCTTCAGGTGAAAGGCAAGGGAAAGATTGTGACGGCCAAATGGATCACCGATTGCCACAAGAACAAGATACGTTACCCATGGAGAAG GTACCAGCTGGAGCGCGGGCGTAATGCAGACGAGAGTGAAGACGAGGTTTGGGCTGAAGAACTCTTGCCCAGGGAGGAGCGTCGTGCCAAGTCTCCTGGCCAGAAACGCCGACCTTCAGCTGCAG ATGCTGCTGACACTGACAGTTACAACATGGCAACAGACAATGAAAGTGAAGAAGACACAGATGATGAAATACAAAG AGTACTGGCTAAAAAGAAgacaagtgaaagagagaaagaatcagtgAAACTTCAGCGAATGGACTCGGcagagaggaaagacaagaatggagagaagaaggagccagttccaagaaaagaaagagaaacagaaagagaagaagaggtggaatgcagaagagaggaagagcagcagGTGAAAACAGCCAATGGGAAGCTCCGAGGGGAAGTTGGAGCAAAAAGGGCCAAGGTGGAGACTTCAGGGGATGAACCCAAGAAGACGGTCaatggacggaaggaaggagctGGTAAGGAGCGTGAGGCGTCATCCTTGTCCATAGCAGAAGGCTGGGAAAAGCGGAAAAGAGGGAagcagggggaaaagggaggaaagacagtggaaaggaaggaagcggAAGCAAACGGCTTTGCAAAAGGGGGCAAGAGAAAGCAGGAGGAAGACGAGACGGAGGACTATGATGCTGACACAGATGTAGATGAGGACAATAAGAAGTATCTG CAACCTCCCGATACCTcagccctacccctcccctccctgggtGACCACTTCACTGGCAAGACCTTCTTCATCTACGGCGGGATGGACGAACGCAGCAAGAAGATGGTGCGGAGATATGTCATCGCTTTTAATGG GACACTGGAGGAGTACATGACTGGAGAAGTGCAGTATGTAGTCACCGAGGACGAGTGGGATGAGAACTTTGATGCC GCCCTGGACGAGAACTCGAGTCTGCAGTTTGTGAAGCCGACATGGATCTGGCAGTGCAGCAACAAGGAAAAGTTGGTCCCTCATCAGCCGTACCTGGTGGTGCCCAGGGAGtga
- the LOC125038887 gene encoding DNA repair protein XRCC1-like isoform X2 yields the protein MPTIKFSEVLSFTSEDPNHPADNLLRQETHRKWKCAAGLSEKQASVTLKLERLTSIRSIDLGNAGSAFVEVLAAREDANFKVLLVASSFMTPIESRNASDLHRVRMFGPDKLNKDVASEKWDRIKVVCTQPFNKNLQYGLSFVTVSSAGEEAAPTTPKAVKLGSFTLKEEDESDPISIGSVFARRREKEASSSPLSGAAAIRAASAAAATTSTAMGGGGGGVSSPGPGSLKRKALENSPDVGFYQLKKKPAHETTESRNKERDRPKLEREGSSTERRNTAERKEEKEKKKINERERGGGESSSSRKNSDRRKEEEETDKDGGETKRETHKKKREGSTGGERKREKENLPTTSQKNQRKTEPFASLMKDVVFVMSGYQNPQRSNLRDMMLDMGAKYKQDWEPSCSHLICAFTNTPKFLQVKGKGKIVTAKWITDCHKNKIRYPWRRYQLERGRNADESEDEVWAEELLPREERRAKSPGQKRRPSAADAADTDSYNMATDNESEEDTDDEIQRVLAKKKTSEREKESVKLQRMDSAERKDKNGEKKEPVPRKERETEREEEVECRREEEQQVKTANGKLRGEVGAKRAKVETSGDEPKKTVNGRKEGAGKEREASSLSIAEGWEKRKRGKQGEKGGKTVERKEAEANGFAKGGKRKQEEDETEDYDADTDVDEDNKKYLQPPDTSALPLPSLGDHFTGKTFFIYGGMDERSKKMVRRYVIAFNGTLEEYMTGEVQYVVTEDEWDENFDAALDENSSLQFVKPTWIWQCSNKEKLVPHQPYLVVPRE from the exons ATGCCCACTATCAAGTTTTCCGAGGTTTTGTCCTTCACCAGCGAGGATCCC AATCACCCCGCAGATAACCTCCTGAGGCAGGAAACACATCGGAAATGGAAGTGCGCAGCAGGATTATCAGAGAAACAAGCATCAGTCACCTTGAAGTTGGAGCGGCTTACGTCCATTCGTTCCATTGACCTCGGCAATGCTGGGTCAGCATTTGTGGAGGTTCTGGCAGCACGGGAAGATGCCAACTTTAAG GTCCTCCTTGTGGCCTCCTCGTTCATGACCCCGATAGAGTCCAGAAATGCATCAGATCTCCACAGAGTGCGCATGTTTGGGCCTGACAAACTGAACAAAGACGTGGCCAGTGAGAAGTGGGACCGCATCAAGGTGGTGTGCACGCAGCCTTTCAACAAGAACCTGCAGTATGGGCTCTCCTTTGTCACAGTTTCATCTGCTGGCGAG GAGGCAGCCCCCACAACTCCAAAGGCAGTTAAGCTTGGGAGTTTTACCctaaaggaggaagatgagtctGACCCCATATCCATTGGGTCCGTCTTCGCAcgcagaagggagaaggaggcttcatcctcccctctctcag GTGCAGCTGCAATCAGAGCTGCCTCGGCCGCAGCAGCAACAACCTCAACAgcaatgggaggaggaggggggggagtaagtaGCCCTGGACCGGGGAGCCTAAAGAGAAAAGCCCTGGAAAACTCGCCCGATGTAGGCTTCTACCAACTGAAGAAGAAGCCCGCACATG AAACAACAGAAAGCAGAAACAAAGAACGTGACAGACCAAaactggagagggaagggagcagcACAGAGAGGAGGAATAcagcagagagaaaggaggaaaaggaaaagaagaagattaacgagagagagagaggagggggcgaaagcagtagcagtagaaagaACAGCGaccgaagaaaggaggaagaggaaacagataaAGATGGAGGGGAGACAAAAAGGGAGACCCACAAGAAGAAGCGAGAAGGAAGcacagggggagaaagaaagagggagaaagagaatctcCCAACAACGTCTCAAAAGAACCAGAGGAAGACCGAGCCGTTTGCGTCCCTAATGAAGGACGTAGTGTTTGTTATGAGCGGCTACCAGAACCCACAGAGGTCTAACCTGCGCGACATGATGCTAGATATGGGGGCAAAGTACAAGCAGGATTGGGAGCCCTCTTGCTCGCACCTCAT atGTGCTTTCACCAACACACCCAAATTCCTTCAGGTGAAAGGCAAGGGAAAGATTGTGACGGCCAAATGGATCACCGATTGCCACAAGAACAAGATACGTTACCCATGGAGAAG GTACCAGCTGGAGCGCGGGCGTAATGCAGACGAGAGTGAAGACGAGGTTTGGGCTGAAGAACTCTTGCCCAGGGAGGAGCGTCGTGCCAAGTCTCCTGGCCAGAAACGCCGACCTTCAGCTGCAG ATGCTGCTGACACTGACAGTTACAACATGGCAACAGACAATGAAAGTGAAGAAGACACAGATGATGAAATACAAAG AGTACTGGCTAAAAAGAAgacaagtgaaagagagaaagaatcagtgAAACTTCAGCGAATGGACTCGGcagagaggaaagacaagaatggagagaagaaggagccagttccaagaaaagaaagagaaacagaaagagaagaagaggtggaatgcagaagagaggaagagcagcagGTGAAAACAGCCAATGGGAAGCTCCGAGGGGAAGTTGGAGCAAAAAGGGCCAAGGTGGAGACTTCAGGGGATGAACCCAAGAAGACGGTCaatggacggaaggaaggagctGGTAAGGAGCGTGAGGCGTCATCCTTGTCCATAGCAGAAGGCTGGGAAAAGCGGAAAAGAGGGAagcagggggaaaagggaggaaagacagtggaaaggaaggaagcggAAGCAAACGGCTTTGCAAAAGGGGGCAAGAGAAAGCAGGAGGAAGACGAGACGGAGGACTATGATGCTGACACAGATGTAGATGAGGACAATAAGAAGTATCTG CAACCTCCCGATACCTcagccctacccctcccctccctgggtGACCACTTCACTGGCAAGACCTTCTTCATCTACGGCGGGATGGACGAACGCAGCAAGAAGATGGTGCGGAGATATGTCATCGCTTTTAATGG GACACTGGAGGAGTACATGACTGGAGAAGTGCAGTATGTAGTCACCGAGGACGAGTGGGATGAGAACTTTGATGCC GCCCTGGACGAGAACTCGAGTCTGCAGTTTGTGAAGCCGACATGGATCTGGCAGTGCAGCAACAAGGAAAAGTTGGTCCCTCATCAGCCGTACCTGGTGGTGCCCAGGGAGtga